From a region of the Drosophila ananassae strain 14024-0371.13 chromosome XL, ASM1763931v2, whole genome shotgun sequence genome:
- the LOC6504625 gene encoding serine-rich adhesin for platelets isoform X3, with amino-acid sequence MPTMTRMHRHSSSSAVVEENRGRRRGGPGSGDANKENFGVHFMSSPFGNASLIALQDLSNVHGKSPQRRSFSEGSGPRQATPQLAALRSCLPRSGVGVGGGAALEDSQLSSSRMGDTTLDRMLDAIIESARKEVRYKPNVVAATTAAATTTSTTTLLPENAEWSETSVHEMEVRTPTHLKRQRVVRRKNPHKTTGPTGGHRTTSSTSTTITATEALQKLEHIPSTKRCLSFSSSSNSSDLEVEEEEEEDQQVAKRGSLATPPSHSTTTSSNSSSSGNTTGSGATDFGEATPRGSIDLSIFYDAKEQKLNVHVIRCRDLQRSHGGNGGSINAYVKVALSGGSGYGYGSGSGSGSGSSGQRDQRTAVHRHSSRPYFDQRFSFPISGGDFKDNDWAEQSLQLAVWHRDRHLKRSEFLGCSTFPLSELLQPHAGTTAGSYKLQAQGCPPSHRQSRENQHHQNHQSHHTNQNASVSASTTNPGENPAKAGGEERENSTEMAAITATPQKAAATAGTGTGSISVSGSTAAALTLNDEVISISIDGDPNQQAGQQPMRLSKKALHQRDADENLFLRFLELDPPADGNANSTTVGASGDKTANSSSNAKANESNANHLNGSASRRQSTMPNSTTGTGGGGSGSGRQTGRTPFTMTKRLTRTEERGFGFSIVWTHPPRVEKVEAGLSADRCGILPGDYVIFVDMHNVVTMPEADVLNLIRSQGSALTLEIFRRSGAGATTISTAATATAIAAAPTKKIYGLDAGIGIGIGVEDPLITTSLSTTSTAHPQGVVSLQRSASSRVQTAAISRPATACSGTTSSIEAAKRRLHLPQVTFSKESIVPITDNRRRFLLQLISREQNFTAALHFGLQRFVQPLVERKDLISPNDHRTLFQNIDELLRIAEDILEQLCSSEQQDQDQPQMNFASRVYLSKTTAICAAYKKYCNGIKRADCVLVNKSRQTGSEFIAFITEPAVPRKRPDLTMFIHRPLQHFREILKLMQLLAGNCHVDTEEHKNFSTVIAELQAAYREITVSSGLMEPLGEGRPLLTLQDLESRMVFTKCKPFTLAVQGRQWIFGGDLSRVEGRSVKPYWTLLFSDIIVFAKVSRDRVLFITEEPIPIANVVDSCFHMRKKTTEFRLTVDPNGRLAESPTGYCAPDLTRTPKRGARRKSLILRAPSLELKAVWQNLLQRQIFLVNAALGSTPLSSPLDSPDVLNTLVPLSDIGLTSASMGSMKLPSLDSIHLKQQQKQQQRSNNSHTAATDRSVDRSHGHSHSGHSGHAVEQIELLIDEKCRILNKTGTPKSSALHLANWMKGQLDKQQQQARLAAIARSQENVSAEDEQLIFNSDSEQDERITYWTRQQLEKRTKELNLAKENGGLSAKPNFGGKRLSGVEELSMSATSDIYSTTSEAEGVTSQISQSHSTTSDSQITVRSSPIVLDKLAVCRHCHKNCQQSGGGAVRPGGVNTSSSTPVLLCNSLKVQHSQSSPNRCCKAAGENGVEKRSETRTGTRTGTETGTGSMTSMSSSTITGEFSSKVVASSSRRETGDTESDVAQLITDEISISQSEATDDSVGAIPNSSSSAGDSKLRHLEQNTVTATTASPSLPNGHCSGGTGGSPKPLPPPRRTRIVAQMCQEPARPKANQQVKAIVTITETARIMRSSPTKGSSSVGGSPAKYSACHCRCQPEDFTNAQLSPDKMEHQTCKLLESPKQTATTMKQQQEKQEDEQLSLMLIGLAQFAPAAKLCGQDRMAKEEKSLSSSTPTIAVVPPTPDAVLTKTTTHVWDNSGCSSNGTGTATTSTATTTTKQPRQAIIENIPEDSCDESPLDEEPPYRPMSSALRRFGTMSSLEKLPSDDRMDEADELDDDLEPYTSNGHGSPPQNDEDDEEEARSDKALVQNDLGGASSSSGILVNGDVLASGAWTNRAGAFVSDKMSFFEESRAFIDKYLGRWNAGEAQQQTQQQSHHQPGTASETDEQMDECTSGATSGEEVWGTPTSGGDNDDQDMQLINSENTHSSPTKSSTSLNDDDDTELMMDELLMAPPMTASTIRGLLPRRRLEPLFEEETESDEEKTQQDSDDVKKGEATTNGHYLEDSAGSSSDSEVEAVPVAEVVPQPVPVPVVPDLEEDPAEQLLQEEQPEPLHPMVMGPRPLVTTRLLPTTAITTQVDRVLDPPVASSCEYLLDQRRSDAIVASAERSQMPAAMPAVTGMSTAIGSTTTTTTMTMTTRTTMMRATTTTTTTTTMPSRAPSSTTTTISSGSGTTSSGGRASGRPAAKFVPPPPPPRRLLLTQTDLSAAKVKTEPPQRKSGGTADSGSSAAADVAASVSGPTGTGSRTMPATASTSSSAGVVAGRGKAEAGPAAAAKRPSSTIIETCLLGAPRRGPSTLASATSSATASKTAKSSQPKQEPREPVGQAQSSQDAVAPQPPPPAAVAADAAAPRSAAAAPMPHAGCGLSPRLEMRLALNHDILGDEDLICYEPGPDLTTILGHDLSTFHRLTGRDLLSRSATNRVQPKEAVISFSQQRNSKMDTPTVNRRGRPLSVGGGNTNTTSRSSSSHGSPLAAGSVRAAGQAGVHQQQHQQLAHHHQQQQVGAPPPAYGTWSGSGYAGRAGGGSGSGAGNSSACNSNRGGSKLGDLEILARREKIYCTSRSRSGSQVRETSTMSSTTLVAMASELAAESGTGTGTGTGTATGTGKRDSSWPSRAAAAASLTRTRSTTSMDGAGAISTTTTTTTMTEAFLETEAGKSKRLINFIKRRNSEITASSSSSIPNFSDGAQPSQSQSSLMLQRQSPGQSQGQESADMAQMSPRKDNDKPSLNRRLWKQITKRRRTNSVSQIVAG; translated from the exons ATGCCAACCATGACGAGAATGCATCGCCACTCCAGCTCCAGTGCCGTGGTGGAGGAGAATCGCGGTAGGAGAAGAGGCGGCCCTGGATCTGGCGACGCCAACAAGGAGAACTTTGGCGTCCATTTCATGAGCAGTCCTTTCGGCAACGCCAGCCTGATTGCCCTCCAGGATCTGAGCAATGTCCACGGCAAGAGCCCGCAGCGGAGGAGCTTCAGCGAAGGCAGTGGTCCCCGCCAGGCCACGCCCCAATTGGCGGCACTGAGGAGCTGCCTGCCCCGCAGCGGTGTCGGTGTTGGTGGGGGCGCCGCTCTGGAGGACTCGCAGCTCTCGTCCTCGCGAATGGGCGACACCACCCTGGACCGTATGCTGGATGCCATTATCGAATCAGCCCGGAAGGAGGTGCGCTACAAGCCAAATGTGGTTGCCGCGACAACCGCAGCTGcaaccaccaccagcaccaccactcTTCTCCCTGAGAACGCCGAATGGAGTGAGACCAGTGTCCACGAGATGGAAGTCCGCACTCCCACCCACTTGAAGCGTCAGCGGGTGGTGCGGCGCAAGAATCCCCACAAGACCACCGGCCCCACCGGGGGGCATCGCACCACCAGCTCTACCAGCACCACCATCACCGCCACCGAGGCTCTCCAGAAACTAGAGCACATTCCCAGCACGAAGCGGTGCCTGAGCTTCTCTTCCAGCTCGAACTCCAGCGACCTGGAagtcgaggaggaggaggaggaggaccagcAGGTGGCCAAGAGGGGATCCCTGGCCACGCCCCCCTCCCACAGCACCACCacgagcagcaacagcagcagctctGGCAACACCACAGGCAGTGGGGCAACTGATTTCGGAGAAGCCACTCCGCGGGGCAGCATCGATCTGAGCATTTTTTACGACGCCAAGGAGCAGAAGCTGAATGTTCATG TGATTCGGTGTCGGGACTTGCAACGTTCTCATGGCGGCAACGGTGGCAGCATCAATGCCTACGTCAAGGTGGCTCTGTCCGGTGGATccggatacggatacggatcCGGTTCGGGTTCCGGCTCCGGATCGAGTGGCCAGCGAGACCAGCGCACCGCCGTCCACCGGCACTCGAGTCGTCCCTACTTCGACCAGCGGTTCAGTTTCCCGATTTCCGGTGGCGATTTCAAGGATAACGACTGGGCGGAGCAGAGCCTCCAGCTGGCAGTGTGGCACCGAGATCGCCATTTAAA ACGCAGCGAGTTCCTGGGCTGCAGCACTTTTCCTTTGAGCGAACTACTGCAGCCGCACGCCGGCACCACGGCCGGTTCCTACAAGCTGCAGGCGCAGGGATGTCCGCCTAGCCACCGCCAGAGTCGCGAGAACCAGCACCACCAGAATCATCAGAGTCACCACACCAATCAGAACGCATCCGTATCCGCGTCCACCACCAATCCCGGTGAGAATCCGGCGAAGGCAGGAGGAGAGGAGCGAGAGAATAGCACGGAAATGGCTGCCATTACAGCAACGCCACAGAAGGCAGCGGCAACCGCCGGAACTGGCACTGGATCTATATCCGTTTCGGGATCAACTGCCGCCGCCCTGACCCTCAACGACGAGGtgatcagcatcagcatcgaCGGAGATCCCAACCAGCAGGCCGGCCAGCAACCGATGCGGCTCAGCAAGAAGGCCCTCCACCAGCGCGACGCCGACGAGAATCTCTTCCTGAGATTCCTGGAACTGGATCCGCCGGCGGACGGGAATGCCAACAGTACGACTGTGGGCGCTTCCGGCGACAAGACGGCCAACTCGTCCTCGAACGCCAAGGCCAATGAGAGCAATGCCAACCACTTGAACGGCTCCGCCAGTCGAAGACAGTCCACCATGCCGAACAGCACCACTGGCACCGGAGGAGGAGGCAGTGGCTCTGGAAGGCAAACCGGAAGAACACCCTTTACGATGACCAAGCGACTGACCAGAACCGAGGAGCGAGGCTTCGGGTTCTCGATTGTTTGGACCCATCCGCCCCGGGTGGAGAAAGTGGAGGCGGGCCTATCGGCGGACAGGTGCGGCATCCTGCCCGGCGACTATGTGATCTTTGTGGACATGCACAATGTGGTCACGATGCCCGAGGCTGATGTTCTGAACTTGATACGATCGCAGGGCTCGGCCTTGACGTTGGAGATTTTCAGAAGGTCAGGCGCGGGCGCCACCACAATCTCGACggccgccaccgccaccgccatcGCCGCCGCACCCACGAAGAAGATCTACGGCCTGGATGCCGGCATCGGTATTGGCATCGGTGTGGAGGACCCACTAATAACCACCAGCCTGAGTACCACCAGCACCGCTCATCCCCAGGGCGTTGTGAGCCTGCAGAGGAGTGCCAGTTCGAGGGTCCAGACGGCGGCCATCAGTCGTCCGGCCACCGCCTGCTCCGGCACCACGTCCTCCATCGAGGCCGCCAAGCGGCGGCTCCACCTGCCCCAGGTCACCTTCAGCAAGGAG TCCATTGTGCCTATCACGGACAATCGGAGGCGGTTCCTGCTTCAGCTGATCAGCCGGGAGCAGAACTTCACGGCCGCCCTGCACTTTGGCCTCCAGCGCTTCGTCCAGCCGTTGGTGGAGCGCAAGGACCTCATATCGCCGAACGACCACCGCACCCTGTTCCAGAACATTGACGAACTCCTGCGCATCGCCGAGGATATCCTGGAGCAGCTGTGCAGCAGCGAGCAGCAGGACCAGGATCAGCCGCAGATGAACTTCGCCTCGAGAGTGTACCTCTCGAAGACCACTGCGATCTGCGCCGCCTACAAGAAGTACTGCAACGGCATCAAGCGGGCGGACTGTGTCCTGGTGAACAAGTCCCGGCAGACGGGCTCCGAGTTCATTGCCTTCATCACGGAGCCGGCGGTGCCCCGGAAGAGGCCCGATCTCACCATGTTCATCCACCGGCCGCTGCAGCACTTCCGGGAGATCCTCAAGCTGATGCAGCTCCTGGCCGGTAACTGTCACGTGGACACCGAGGAGCACAAGAACTTCAGCACGGTGATCGCCGAACTCCAGGCCGCCTACCGAGAGATCACTGTAAGCAGCGGTCTCATGGAGCCCCTGGGCGAGGGCCGACCGCTCCTTACACTGCAGGACCTGGAGTCGCGAATGGTCTTCACCAAGTGCAAGCCCTTCACGCTGGCCGTGCAGGGCCGCCAGTGGATCTTCGGCGGAGACCTGTCCCGCGTCGAGGGCCGATCGGTGAAGCCCTACTGGACGCTGCTCTTCAGCGACATCATTGTCTTTGCCAAGGTCAGCCGGGATCGGGTGCTCTTCATCACCGAGGAGCCCATACCCATTGCCAATGTGGTGGACTCCTGCTTCCACATGCGCAAGAAGA CCACCGAGTTCCGTCTGACTGTGGATCCCAATGGCCGTCTGGCCGAGAGCCCCACTGGCTACTGTGCCCCGGATCTCACCCGCACCCCGAAGAGAGGAGCCCGGCGGAAGAGCCTCATCCTGAGAGCTCCCTCCCTGGAGCTGAAGGCTGTCTGGCAGAATCTGTTGCAGCGTCAGAT ATTTCTGGTGAATGCCGCCCTGGGATCGACGCCTTTATCCAGTCCGTTGGACTCACCGGACGTCCTAAACACCCTCGTGCCCCTGAGCGACATCGGCCTGACCTCCGCCTCGATGGGATCGATGAAGCTGCCGTCGCTGGACAGCATACACctgaagcagcagcagaaacagcag CAGCGCAGCAATAATTCCCATACAGCGGCCACCGATCGATCCGTGGATCGGTCCCACGGCCACTCCCACAGCGGCCACAGCGGCCATGCCGTGGAGCAGATCGAGCTGCTGATCGACGAGAAGTGCCGCATCCTGAACAAGACCGGGACACCCAAGTCGAGTGCCCTGCACCTGGCCAACTGGATGAAGGGTCAGCTGgacaagcagcagcagcaggctcGTCTGGCGGCCATCGCCAGGTCGCAGGAGAACGTCAGTGCCGAGGACGAGCAGTTGATATTTAATAGCGATAGCGAGCAGGACGAAAGGATCACCTACTGGACGCGCCAGCAGCTGGAGAAGCGTACCAAGGAGCTCAATCTGGCCAAGGAGAACGGCGGACTGTCGGCCAAGCCGAATTTTGGCGGGAAACGCCTCAGCGGAGTGGAGGAGCTCAGCATGAGTGCCACCTCGGACATCTATTCCACCACGTCGGAGGCCGAGGGCGTGACGAGTCAGATCAGTCAGTCGCACAGCACAACGTCGGATAGTCAG ATCACCGTTCGCTCGAGTCCCATTGTCCTGGACAAGCTGGCCGTGTGCCGGCACTGCCACAAGAACTGCCAGCAAAGTGGCGGTGGGGCAGTGCGTCCTGGTGGCGTCAACACGTCCAGCTCCACGCCCGTCCTCCTCTGCAACTCCCTGAAGGTGCAGCACAGCCAGTCCTCCCCGAATCGGTGCTGCAAGGCGGCCGGGGAGAATGGCGTCGAGAAAAGATCAGAGACCAGAACTGGCACCAGGACGGGAACGGAGACCGGGACGGGCAGCATGACCAGCATGTCCAGTAGCACAATAACCGGGGAGTTCTCATCCAAAGTAGTGGCTAGCAGCAGTCGCCGGGAGACCGGCGACACGGAGAGCGATGTCGCCCAACTGATCACCGACGAAATCTCGATCTCCCAATCAGAGGCGACGGATGACAGTGTTGGGGCGATCccgaacagcagcagcagtgccGGTGATTCCAAACTACGTCATCTAGAACAGAATACAGTCACAGCCACCACAGCTAGTCCATCCCTGCCCAATGGTCACTGTAGTGGGGGAACTGGGGGTTCGCCCAAGCCACTGCCACCGCCCCGTCGCACCCGAATCGTGGCCCAGATGTGCCAGGAGCCGGCCCGGCCCAAGGCCAACCAGCAGGTGAAGGCCATTGTCACCATAACGGAGACGGCCCGCATCATGCGGAGCAGTCCCACAAAGGGATCGAGCTCCGTGGGCGGATCACCGGCCAAGTACTCGGCCTGCCACTGTCGATGCCAGCCGGAGGACTTCACCAACGCCCAGCTCTCGCCGGACAAGATGGAGCACCAGACCTGCAAGCTCCTCGAATCCCCCAAGCAAACAGCCACCACCAtgaagcagcagcaggagaagCAGGAGGACGAGCAGCTGTCCCTCATGCTCATCGGCCTGGCCCAGTTCGCGCCGGCGGCCAAGCTTTGCGGCCAGGACCGGATGGCCAAGGAGGAGAAGAGCCTGAGCAGCAGCACGCCCACCATAGCGGTGGTGCCGCCCACTCCCGACGCCGTGCTCACGAAGACCACCACCCACGTGTGGGACAACAGCGGCTGCTCCTCGAACGGCACGGGCACggccaccaccagcaccgccaccaccaccaccaagcAGCCCCGGCAGGCCATCATCGAGAACATACCCGAGGATTCGTGCGACGAGTCGCCCCTGGACGAGGAGCCCCCCTACCGGCCCATGAGCAGTGCCCTGCGGCGCTTCGGCACGATGTCCAGCCTGGAGAAGCTGCCCTCCGACGATCGGATGGACGAGGCCGACGAGCTGGACGACGACCTGGAGCCCTACACCTCCAACGGTCATGGATCTCCACCGCAGAACGACGAGGATGACGAGGAGGAGGCCCGCTCGGACAAGGCTCTGGTGCAGAACGATCTGGGAGGCGCCAGTTCCTCGTCGGGCATCCTCGTCAATGGCGATGTCCTGGCCAGCGGGGCCTGGACGAACCGGGCCGGTGCCTTTGTCTCCGACAAGATGTCCTTCTTCGAGGAGTCGCGGGCCTTCATCGACAAGTACCTGGGCCGATGGAACGCCGGGGAGGCCCAGCAGCAGACGCAGCAGCAGTCGCACCACCAGCCCGGAACCGCTTCGGAGACGGACGAGCAGATGGACGAGTGCACCTCGGGAGCCACCAGCGGCGAGGAGGTGTGGGGCACACCCACCAGCGGCGGAGACAACGACGACCAGGACATGCAGCTGATAAACTCGGAGAACACCCATTCG TCGCCCACCAAGTCGAGCACCTCTCTGAACGATGACGACGACACGGAACTGATGATGGACGAACTACTGATGGCCCCACCGATGACGGCCAGCACGATCCGAGGACTTCTGCCACG ACGTCGACTTGAGCCATTATTCGAGGAAGAGACGGAGAGCGACGAAGAGAAGACGCAGCAGGACAGCGACGACGTCAAAAAG GGGGAAGCAACGACCAATGGCCACTACCTAGAGGATTCGGCTGGAAGTTCAAGCGACAGCGAGGTGGAGGCAGTGCCTGTGGCGGAGGTAGTCCCACAACCAGTTCCAGTCCCAGTTGTGCCGGATCTGGAGGAGGATCCAGCGGAgcagctgctgcaggaggagcAACCGGAGCCACTGCATCCGATGGTGATGGGGCCACGTCCTTTGGTCACCACTCGTTTACTACCCACCACGGCCATTACCACGCAAGTGGATCGCGTCCTGGATCCTCCAGTGGCCTCATCCTGCGAGTATCTGCTCGATCAGCGCCGATCCGACGCCATCGTGGCGTCCGCGGAGAGATCTCAGATGCCAGCAGCGATGCCGGCAGTGACGGGGATGAGTACGGCGATCGGatcgacgacgacgacgacgacgatgacgatgacgacgaGGACGACGATGATGAGGGCAACAACCacaacgacgacgacgacgacgatgccGAGTCGAGCTCCCTCATCGACTACTACAACAATCAGCAGCGGGAGCGGCACTACCAGCTCCGGCGGCAGAGCCAGCGGCAGGCCAGCGGCGAAGTTCGTCCCTCCTCCGCCGCCTCCGCGACGTTTGCTTCTCACGCAGACAGATCTAAGCGCTGCCAAGGTCAAAACG GAGCCACCTCAAAGAAAATCTGGCGGTACTGCTGACAGTGGCTCTTCGGCGGCTGCCGACGTCGCCGCCAGCGTTTCGGGCCCAACCGGTACCGGGTCAAGGACAATGCCAGCCACGGCGAGTACCAGCAGCTCGGCGGGAGTGGTGGCGGGACGGGGCAAGGCGGAAGCAGGTCCTGCGGCGGCAGCAAAACGACCATCCTCAACGATAATCGAGACCTGCCTGCTGGGGGCGCCCCGACGCGGGCCCTCAACCTTAGCCTCAGCAACTTCATCAGCAACAGCCTCGAAGACGGCAAAGTCGAGCCAGCCGAAGCAGGAGCCACGGGAGCCAGTGGGGCAAGCGCAGAGCAGCCAGGATGCAGTGGCGCCacagccgccgccgccggcAGCAGTGGCGGCCGACGCAGCCGCTCCTCGTTCGGCGGCCGCTGCCCCAATGCCCCACGCTGGCTGCGGCCTAAGCCCAAGGCTGGAAATGCGACTGGCCCTCAACCACGACATCCTCGGGGACGAGGACTTGATCTGCTACGAGCCTGGTCCCGATCTAACAACTATTCTGGG GCACGACCTCTCCACATTTCATCGTCTGACGGGGCGCGATTTATTGAGTCGTTCAGCCACGAACCGGGTGCAGCCAAAAGAGGCTGTCATATCGTTCTCTCAACAACGCAACTCAAAGATGGACACCCCGACGGTGAACCGCCGGGGCCGCCCCCTCTCGGTGGGCGGCGGCAACACGAACACCACcagtcgcagcagcagcagtcacGGCAGTCCTCTCGCCGCTGGTTCAGTTCGTGCCGCCGGCCAAGCGGGAGtccatcagcagcagcaccagcagctggcacatcatcatcagcaacagcaggtgggggcaccaccaccagcataCGGTACATGGAGCGGTTCTGGATATGCGGGTCGAGCAGGCGGCGGGAGCGGAAGCGGCGCCGGCAACAGCTCCGCCTGCAACTCCAACAGAGGCGGGAGCAAATTAGGCGATCTGGAAATCTTGGCGAGGCGCGAGAAGATATACTGCACGTCTCGATCGAGGAGTGGCTCTCAAGTCAGGGAGACATCCACAATGTCCTCAACGACCTTGGTGGCGATGGCTTCCGAACTGGCAGCGGAATCGGGCACGGGCACGGGGACGGGGACAGGGACGGCAACGGGAACGGGGAAACGAGACTCTTCCTGGCCGAGCcgagcagctgcagcagcctcactgacgaggacgaggagtaCTACTTCGATGGACGGAGCGGGAGCCATCagtaccaccaccaccacaacaacaatgaCTGAGGCGTTCCTCGAAACGGAGGCCGGCAAATCGAAGCGATT